One Tamandua tetradactyla isolate mTamTet1 chromosome 20, mTamTet1.pri, whole genome shotgun sequence DNA segment encodes these proteins:
- the TLX3 gene encoding T-cell leukemia homeobox protein 3 gives MEAPASAQTPHPHEPISFGIDQILNSPDQDSAPAPRGPDGASYLGGPPGGRPGATYPSLPASFAGLGAPFEDAGSYSVNLSLAPAGVIRVPAHRPLPGAVPPPLPSALPAMPSVPTVSSLGGLNFPWMESSRRFVKDRFTAAAALTPFTVTRRIGHPYQNRTPPKRKKPRTSFSRVQICELEKRFHRQKYLASAERAALAKSLKMTDAQVKTWFQNRRTKWRRQTAEEREAERQQASRLMLQLQHDAFQKSLNDSIQPDPLCLHNSSLFALQNLQPWEEDSSKVPAVTSLV, from the exons ATGGAGGCGCCCGCCAGCGCGCAGACCCCGCACCCGCATGAGCCCATCAGCTTCGGCATCGACCAGATCCTCAACAGCCCGGACCAGGACAGCGCACCTGCCCCGCGGGGCCCCGACGGCGCCAGCTACCTGGGAGGGCCCCCCGGGGGCCGTCCGGGCGCCACATACCCGTCTCTGCCCGCCTCCTTTGCTGGCCTCGGCGCGCCCTTCGAGGACGCGGGATCTTACAGTGTCAACCTGAGCCTGGCACCCGCCGGCGTGATTCGGGTGCCGGCGCACAGGCCGCTGCCCGGGGCCGTGCCGCCGCCGCTGCCTAGCGCTCTGCCCGCCATGCCCTCCGTGCCCACGGTCTCTAGCCTGGGCGGCCTTAATTTCCCCTGGATGGAGAGCAGCCGCCGCTTCGTGAAAGATCGCTTCACAG CAGCGGCGGCTCTCACGCCCTTCACGGTGACCCGGCGCATCGGCCACCCCTACCAGAACCGGACGCCGCCCAAGCGCAAGAAGCCGCGCACATCCTTTTCTCGCGTGCAGATCTGCGAGCTGGAAAAGCGCTTCCACCGCCAAAAGTACCTGGCCTCTGCCGAGAGGGCGGCGCTCGCCAAGTCCCTCAAAATGACGGACGCGCAGGTCAAGACCTGGTTCCAAAACCGGCGGACCAAGTGGCG GCGGCAGACGGCGGAGGAGCGGGAGGCGGAGCGGCAGCAGGCGAGCCGGCTCATGCTGCAGCTGCAACATGACGCCTTCCAAAAGAGCCTCAACGACTCCATCCAGCCCGACCCGCTCTGTCTGCACAACTCGTCTCTCTTCGCTCTGCAGAATCTGCAGCCCTGGGAGGAGGATAGTTCCAAGGTCCCCGCCGTCACCTCGCTGGTGTGA